Below is a window of Quercus robur chromosome 6, dhQueRobu3.1, whole genome shotgun sequence DNA.
attgtaaccTAAGATTACAATtagttttgtaactaaattttgtcctttaaaaaaaaaattatttgtaaggAAATATGATTGtatgaataagatattttttaaaatagattttaagttttattctaatgttacaactcacaaccaaatttatgaatatatttaattattccaTTACGACACATTTTATTTCTAATAATGAAGATTACTATTTCTGTTGTAATCTTCATTCAGTATACCAGCTACTTAGTGTCATTGGGATGGTCGGATGAATCCATTTCCTTCTCTCTACCTTCTTCTATTTTTCCCCCAATAATAGAGATGAATTGGgaacatcatcttcttcttcttcttcttcatctctcatcttctctttttatttttttattttttgtaattttggaaGACCATCTTCtgtttctttttaatatgtacttatttattcaggggaaaaaaaaaacaaagaatgtATGGGTAGTGAGGTCCATACTCCAATATACTCGTAATTCCCACATGTTGTGAAACATAAATTAGATATATAATAAGACATCTCCTCGCGTGGGAAGAACAGTGCAGGCTACCTCTTTGTTGCTTGAAGTCTTGAACCCTTTTAATACAGCATGAAGATGATCTGTCCAAGCTTGCTTACAATGAGTCTATTTTCTCAGTAGATATAGATTTCTGGGGGAAAAAATGGAAATGATCGGGTAAACAAGGCCATttgaagttttggacacaaattttcccttctttattattattattattatttatttatttattaatattatgggAAGCAAACACTTCTGGAGCTTTTCATATGGAAACCTTGTCCAGAATGTGTCATGTAATTTGGATTATCCCAGTTTAGATGGTTCAGCGAATAGGAGGGGTGGTCCTCAACATTGGAATTTAAAGAAACACGGTTAAATTCTGATGAGAAAAATCATTGCAAAAGTTGGTTTAAGATTACAACTTGTACGGGCCATTCAATGACATGATATTGACCTAACATTTGACTGAATAAAGAAAACATCTTTCTACTTCAGCATTTTGTTGCTTATTAATCAAGCCATTGGATTTCACATTGGGTGCTATCAAAGATTTTGGGTTTTACAGCATTTTCTAAAGAGACTTGGCCTTTTCAGTCCTGGAGTGTCCCATTGGGAATCTTAGGATTTTGTTGCAGAGTGTCCTATTGCCAAGGAAAGATTTCCACTGCAACTTTTTCAGTTGCAGGGGTTAAATCACTTGTTGGATTGAAAGTTATCCCTAATTTCGGTGGCGAAGAACTTGATTCTGTAGGAGGTATCCAAAGCTATTTCAAATCTAAAAGCTCTTTCCTGGTACTAGAGTTGAAATATCGCCAACCAAGCCAGATGTTATCATTAGTctattaaaaaaggaaaagaaaagaagagaaaaggtaCGAATCAGTACACATTTGCTGAAGGAAAAATGGGGCCCTAGGTTTTGAAAGCAaagcttcattttctcaacCAGACTTTTCTATACATAAGAGCTGCAGTGAGAACATAATTTATTCATTTACACTGAATCATTTCCTAAACACTATTACATTTGGTACAAATATCACACACAAACAATAAATTACAAGATGGCACAACTGACAAACTGAAAGGGGAGCAACaaggaaaatatattttaaaaaaaaaagaaaagaaaggaaaaggaaacatCAACAGCATGTGCACAAGTAACTGCTTATCTTTCTGAGTGCCAAGATCTGGGCTTCTCACTCGGTTTGTAATCGAACATGTACAAGCTCAGCGTATGTACATAAATTGATGTTGGATCTAAAGCTCCATACAGAGGTAAGTGATGACAGAGCCTGATCTTCGTTTGGTCCGCTCACTAACCTTCCATTTCTCAACCAGAACCTTCTTTATGTTGGTGCAACTGGAAACCACAGTGGCAACTCCAGCTGCAGTTATACCAGGGCAATAAACCATGTGGCAGGATTCAAGCAGGCTACAATTTCTTACAAGGTGGCCTATACCAACATCTGTTATTTGGCGGCAGTGTGACAGAAGTATTTCTTTGAGTAATGGACAGCCTTCTCCTAACTCGGCCATTGCCATATCCCCCAAATTCTGCCAAGATGGACAAATATGTTagattgaagaggaaaccacACGAAGAGGAGAGGGGGAAATGATAAAATCATTGAATCAAGGAATTGTTTTGACCAAGTTGACTGGTACATAACTCAGGATGTGTGAACTTCACATAACAGCGCATAGATATTAAAGCTTCGTTTGGATAGCGTCTCTCACATCCAtgttttgcgtttttttttttttttttttgactaaagcttaatgcactgttcatgggacatgaacagttTATTTAGCCAATGAACAGTAGTGaacccagaaatttttttttattattttcagttttcagcaaaataaatgatatccaaacgcacactaaatgTGCATCAATAAAGGCTATTACTTATTACCCAGCGTTTGTATCAAAAAGTTACTACCCACCATTGGACCCAACTATATTAGGTTTTGGGAAGGATGGCTTGGATATGGACCAACTTTTTAacaatgagaaatgatatgtctacaatatttttacaacaaattctaagtggcaagttgttactagttgttattgttggagcaaaaaagtaatcttagcattagtttgaaatttgaaccaataaccattaaccacctgtgatttgttgtaaaaatgttgtagaaatgttgtagacatagcatctctctttaacaatattataatGATGCTGCTCTAAGGATTGAAATTGTGCACTTCACAGCCAAAGACTTTATCATTGCACCAGACAATGGTCCTATTACATACACATCGatatgtaaataaaatttttactcCACAACCAgataaaaaaatcaagtaatttTATATTTGCACATGTATGCCATCATATTACAGTATCATATGTTTCCAACCACtcattcaaagttttaaacccaTCTTTCAACTACAGATAGTGCACATCAATATAACAATAGAGCAAGTTGGGGCACTAAATTTCAGTTTCATAAAATTCACATAGAAACAAGTTTTACTAATCAGAGTATATATCCAAGGTTAATGCAAATTTATGCACGCATGCACAGAATCATAAACTGAGGATGGGGAGAGAGAATGCACCTGGAGAACACTTATGTCTAAGGAACGGAGCTGCGGGCAGCCTCTTGCAATGGCTATTATTCCAGCATCTCCAATTTGGTGGCAGCCACTGACATTTAGATGATGTAGTGAGCAACCCTGACCAACGGCAACAAGGGCCTCATCTCCAACCCTAGTGATAAAAAAGGGGCCCCCGGGGGGGGTTTGTTTCAGTCAGAGGTCCGGTAGGATTTATATAATGTTCCATGTAATGATGAAGATTTCAACTGGCAAAATGTTGACTATAGGGGGAAAAATATCTAATTCTCAAGggtaagaaataaaaatataaagagaaagcTGTGAAGAATATTTTACCTATCACAAAATCGAAGGCTAAGATCTGTAAGAGAGTTACAATACTCACCAATAGCAGAAATTCCCTTATTTCCAATCTATTAATGgcaaaaacaaaagatatatGAGACTATAGTGCAAGATgtttacactaaaaaaaatgtgaatgcCTACTAAGGAtgcagatttaaaaaaaaataatacaactATCGTATTAtttaaaacattaaataaaatgcaaattacacccttaaAGTTACAAGTAATTTTGACTCTGTCTCCTAAAGTTTCAAGATTTTGATCTGCTCCCCTAATGTCATATATCGTTTAAATTTGTTCCCTTCTGTCCATGTGCCATGCTTAGCTGTCTTTTAAGTGCCAGCTAAGCCTATCGTGTCTATTAGTTTGACCAATCAAATTATGCTACATCAATTAAATGATGTCAAGTCAATTAAGtaacataaaaaatgataaaaatgtaaaaactatCCCctataatctaaaaaaatacgcattaaaattaaataaaaaaaaatcttttccacCATTTTCTAGGTAGCCAAACAGAAACCTAACTCTAAGAAACCCCAATGCAATTTGTGAACATCACTACAAACACAATCTCCTATCcaaacaatgatgttaaaatgaaaataaaatagaaaataagataaaatgttactttttttattgACATGGACAAAATGAAGTTGATTTAATCACACTTATTTTGAGCTTAGTTGACACTTAATAGACAGGTAGGCATGGCGCATGGATGCAAGGGAATAAATTCAAATGATATGCAATGTAAGGAGAGCGGATCAAAATTTTAAAGCTTTAGGgggataaaatcaaaattaccctAAACTCAGgtgtatttaaaatattttacttgtgaaatttgtactttttttaaattgctaaaAGGACCAGCAACATAGTTAAAAATTCCCATGTTTCCTacatttttataacattctTACAAGCAGGGCACTGTAAAAATTGAAGCTGATATTGAAAGAAGCAAAGTACAGAGTATTATTACCCCAACAGTTGATAGAAATATTCTAGATAATAAAGAGGACATATCTCAGCCACTTGTTCAAGCTAGAAGATTGACTGATTAAagtcaaagtttttttttttggggataggTAATCAGAGAACtaatattaataagaaaaaaaaaatgaaaagtacaagatgttcatgatgatgaacaataggaaacaaatgaaacaaacaGCAAACAAAGGAGAGGGAAATCAGAAAGTTAATCTAAGGGAAAACATAAACTTGGAAAGAGACGAAGAATCAGTAATACCCCAACAGCGAGACCACTCAAAAAGATTATGCTGGCATAAAACCTTTAACTCATCCAACGTCTTCTCCATGTTCTCAAAGGAGCGACGATTTAAAGTCAAAGTTTTGTTCATGATTTATTTGGATGGTTGTTCTCATACCTTCAGTAAGCACTTAAATGCCGCCATGTTTTGTGAGAACAACCATCCAAATGAATCAGgaacaaaatagaatttttgaagataaaataaatgaaaggaatacttagaATACTAACGAAAATTTTGGCAAATTAGTCAAGGCATTAGTTCGGCAAAATATGCAATACAAGAACTAATTGTGAGAGAGTGAGGACCTCATAACACCGCCGAATGTGAAGTTTCTTTAAGTTCCTGCAGCCCCTAGCTATACCACAAATGCCTTCATCTCCAATACTAGAGCAATCTACCAAGTGAAGAGCTTGCAATTTGTTACAGCCCCTTCCAACTTCAAGAAGGGCTTTATTACCTATCTTTTGGCAGAACAACAGTGCTAACTCAGTGAGTTGCCTGCAAATATTCAGAGCTAAGATTAGCATCTTCACAAAAGTATCCACAGACTgtatcaaacaaatgttaaatatttagcCAAAAGCCAATAATATGTAACTAGCTTTGATCAATGTAAAATGCAAGAAATATACTTCAAATTAAGCAGAATGCGAGCAAAACCTAACTATAAAATGCAAGGAACATGTGACTAAATCCATCCAAACCCTTAACTGAGAGGAAGCCATGATACTTTTACACAGATTGGATAACATCTATTTGAtgaatttaatattttcctCATTCACTAAGTTGAGTGGAAAACATTTTACCAAGGCTGCTACTGCAGAAGACAGGTGAGTATCCATCATTCCATATGATGGAAGAACTTTACACCgtaatgataaaaaagaaagtgccaaaacattgaaatttttttcaaaatgtcaATGAAAtgatattaaataattttaacagGTTAGTAAAAGCATGTAGCTCAAATGAATACTTGTAGAGCTCAAGAGCAATGGGGCTAGTAGCTTGTGTGATATTGTGAACCAAACATGACTTTCAATCAATGCACACGTTATCATAACCACATACCCAAGTCATTAAGATTAGGCTGGGAGAGAAACATACTGGCAATATTTTCCAATAGATTCCAGTCCCAAAGTTCCGATATTATGGCACCCATTAACTTCGAGATGTGTAAGTTCCTTGCAACCAGTTGCAATTGCTTCCAAACCCTTGTCGCTCAGGAAATAGCAATCACTAAGAGTGAGATTTTTTAACTTCTTACAACCACTGCCGATAGCACGTAGACCCCTGAAACATGTTAAGTGGAAGTAAATAAGCAATGAGAATCTAAGTGggaataaatgaaataaataccCTAAATACTTAGGACAACGACATTAAGCAAAACCGGTGACACAATAAAGACTGGCTCAACTTCATCAATAATTCCAACTACTTTGAAAGATAAATGTGTCTAAGAATAATAGAAAACACACACCAAATTCTTATCGCAAAAcagataaagggaaaaaaaaaaatgaaagaaagaagcaaataaCAATTGGCAGATGGACAGTAACTGACTTATCAGTAAATTTCTGCAAACTGTATAGAGCCAGAAACTCGAGTGACAAACAACAAGTGCCCACAACTGCCAAAGCCTCATCAGTAACATTGACACATTGTATCTTCAGAACTTTTAAAAGAGGACATCCTTTGGCTACAGCAAGCATCCCTTTGTCACTCACGTACTCCGAATCCAATGACAAGGTCTCAAGAGATTTACAGTGCAACCCAACAGCTTCCAATGAGATATCAGTTATTTTTGCACAAGCTGCAACTCCAAGAGTATTTAATGATTTCCCACAACCAAGTGCTAATTCAACCACACCCGCATCAGTCAAACCTTCACAAAAACGCAAATTCAAATCTTCAAGCCGCTTGCAGCACTGTCCAACAGCAGCTAGACCTGGATCTCCA
It encodes the following:
- the LOC126689245 gene encoding F-box/LRR-repeat protein 4, whose protein sequence is MRGHDRINRCLPDELLIEIFRRLLDSKPSRDACSLVCKRWLNLERLSRSTLHIGASGCPDHFLSRITRRFVNVKTVHIDERLSLPIQFRRRCGSESTSSYTKKRRYVKEKSGSEDSDFETSSISDAMLSVLGEGFSKLEKLSLIWCNNVTSMGLASLAQKCSLLKSLDLQGCYVGDPGLAAVGQCCKRLEDLNLRFCEGLTDAGVVELALGCGKSLNTLGVAACAKITDISLEAVGLHCKSLETLSLDSEYVSDKGMLAVAKGCPLLKVLKIQCVNVTDEALAVVGTCCLSLEFLALYSLQKFTDKGLRAIGSGCKKLKNLTLSDCYFLSDKGLEAIATGCKELTHLEVNGCHNIGTLGLESIGKYCQQLTELALLFCQKIGNKALLEVGRGCNKLQALHLVDCSSIGDEGICGIARGCRNLKKLHIRRCYEIGNKGISAIGEYCNSLTDLSLRFCDRVGDEALVAVGQGCSLHHLNVSGCHQIGDAGIIAIARGCPQLRSLDISVLQNLGDMAMAELGEGCPLLKEILLSHCRQITDVGIGHLVRNCSLLESCHMVYCPGITAAGVATVVSSCTNIKKVLVEKWKVSERTKRRSGSVITYLCMEL